A part of Acropora palmata chromosome 6, jaAcrPala1.3, whole genome shotgun sequence genomic DNA contains:
- the LOC141883760 gene encoding uncharacterized protein LOC141883760 has product MAPKRLLNTSSIEGTSIKKRKVVKTGGASPRTPSSPTASSETTSLADVPKRDKHGKLVFTDFPDFKPNMTPKEVLQAGSFGGTYFRPIYSSITGKKYSADVYKEFPADWFQGLNIKSQVTSAVYRSEVNTYKVKCGGSLEMWESSGWIHKQDPYGWFHWYCRFFLGRRTEDDSRQVDRWKKCAGDKGRWRNNLITKVVRSGCAYDNFGVSPVVRQTLQHWGYRLTKKDFDTYAKKVKVK; this is encoded by the exons ATGGCTCCCAAACGATTGTTGAATACGTCGTCAATAGAGGGAACTTCCATTAAAAAGCGCAAAGTTGTGAAGACTGGAGGTGCATCACCAAGGACGCCATCTTCGCCAACGGCAAGTTCTGAGACAACGTCTCTTGCTGATGTGCCAAAACGCGATAAGCACGGCAAATTAGTTTTCACAGATTTTCCAGACTTTAAACCAAACATGACACCGAAGGAGGTTCTTCAAGCTGGAAGCTTTGGAGGAACGTATTTCCGACCAATATATTCGAGTATTACAG gaaaaaaatattctgcCGATGTGTACAAGGAATTCCCTGCAGACTGGTTTCAAGGACTCAACATTAAAAGTCAGGTTACTTCAGCAGTTTACCGTAGTGAGGTCAACACGTACAAGGTGAAATGTGGTGGGAGCTTAGAAATGTGGGAATCTTCAGGTTGGATTCACAAGCAAGATCCTTATGGCTGGTTTCATTG gtaTTGCAGGTTTTTTCTCGGTCGACGCACAGAAGACGACAGTAGGCAGGTTGATCGCTGGAAGAAATGTGCTGGTGACAAAGGAAGATGGCGTAACAATCTCATTACAAAAGTTGTTCGCAGTGGCTGTGCTTACGATAACTTTGGCGTGTCACCTGTAGTTCGGCAAACTCTTCAACACTGGGGTTACAGACTGACAAAGAAAGACTTTGACACATATGCGAAAAAGGTCAAAGTAAAATAA
- the LOC141883761 gene encoding F-box only protein 21-like, which produces MPRGLQFLLLLLAVPLQYLICEWTSPSEGERAQLVKQISKSFTILSGGMFEWQKWPEKISKWMHALILLLEDDDEGECPAEEVIKFQAKNGYFGMSTVPRTPRPKHIQFHVGQVIRHKLWNYRGVIIGWDETMTASDQWTQENHHDKKHRHEMPNYAILVDVRDRAGNQVTYVSEENLEVISNTKIVHEILEEYFSDFDGSLYLARPWLKKVYPHG; this is translated from the exons ATGCCTCGCGGGCTACAATTTCTTCTCTTACTTTTGGCAGTTCCGTTGCAGTATTTAATCTGCGAGTGGACTTCTCCATCTGAAGGCGAGAGAGCCCAGCTAGTGAAACA GATTTCAAAGTCATTCACTATTCTGAGTGGTGGCATGTTTGAATGGCAGAAGTGGCCAGAGAAGATAAGCAAATGGATGCACGCATTAATCTTACTCTTGGAAGATGACGATGAGGGGGAATGTCCTGCGGAAGAAGTGAtaaaatttcaagcaaaaaatgGTTACTTTGGCATGTCTACAGTACCTCGTACTCCAAGACCTAAACACATTcaattccatgttggtcaagTTATAAGACACAAGCTATGGAATTACAGAGGTGTCATTATTGGTTGGGATGAAACTATGACG GCATCAGATCAATGGACACAGGAAAATCATCATGACAAAAAA CACAGGCATGAAATGCCAAATTATGCAATTCTTGTGGATGTACGAGATCGTGCTGGCAATCAAGTAACATATGTTTCAGAAGAAAATCTTGAagtgatttcaaatacaaag ATTGTTCATGAGATCTTGGAGGAATACTTCAGTGATTTTGATGGATCTCTATATTTAGCAAGACCTTGGCTGAAAAAGGTCTATCCCCATGGATGA